A section of the Peptococcaceae bacterium genome encodes:
- a CDS encoding N-acyl homoserine lactonase family protein yields the protein MVQKVYFLEGGYLTIDRSILLYGQDFGVVEKSSVYSVLLKMKESWALIDTGLNPLGLTEPEKAWGERAKLIKPVLTADDDIRNRLAVLGLKTDDISYVINTHLHWDHTGGNRFFDKAVFFVQKAEYRYAYQPDKHLQSSYMKDHFDCGVKYELVDGDAEILPGVFLLHTPGHTPGHQSVLIKMASGAHVIIAGDAIYTRDNLEHTIPPGHSWNQEFAIFSIHKIKTLQGVLQAKVMVSHDPGFWGMAPKSPVCLE from the coding sequence ATGGTCCAAAAGGTATACTTTCTGGAAGGCGGTTACCTCACCATAGACCGCAGCATTTTATTGTATGGCCAGGATTTTGGCGTAGTCGAAAAATCGTCGGTATATTCGGTGCTGTTGAAAATGAAAGAATCCTGGGCGCTTATCGATACCGGTTTAAATCCTCTGGGTTTGACTGAGCCGGAAAAAGCATGGGGGGAAAGAGCCAAACTGATCAAACCGGTTTTAACCGCAGATGACGATATCAGGAACCGCCTGGCGGTTTTAGGTCTTAAAACGGATGACATCTCGTATGTCATCAATACACACCTGCACTGGGATCATACCGGCGGCAACCGATTCTTTGACAAAGCGGTTTTTTTTGTGCAAAAGGCCGAATACCGCTATGCTTACCAGCCTGACAAACACTTGCAGAGCTCTTACATGAAAGATCATTTTGATTGCGGCGTCAAATACGAACTGGTAGACGGAGATGCGGAAATACTTCCGGGGGTGTTTTTGCTGCATACCCCCGGCCATACGCCCGGGCATCAATCCGTCTTGATTAAAATGGCCAGCGGTGCCCATGTGATCATAGCCGGTGACGCCATATACACAAGAGACAATTTGGAGCATACGATCCCGCCGGGGCACAGCTGGAATCAAGAGTTTGCCATTTTTAGCATTCACAAAATCAAGACCCTGCAAGGGGTTTTGCAGGCCAAAGTAATGGTATCGCATGATCCCGGCTTTTGGGGAATGGCGCCAAAATCTCCCGTTTGTCTTGAATAG
- a CDS encoding NAD(P)/FAD-dependent oxidoreductase has translation MATVYDPIKIGNMVVKNRFVEAPTVKNFADVDGRVNSRTLNNFELEADGPGLIIVTMTFTENQGQVFRQQLGIQDSKAVAGMSDLADRIHKAGAKAALQISHGGNLCSAEIIGETPVGPSEKPQWSGQKVKALTTAEVEKIIDNYGKATARAIQAGFDAVELHSCHGSLALQFLSPLHNIGRTDKYAVRTTFLYETVETMMKYAGPGFPIGVRLSCHEFMQEDLGTPGLEFSEVLEEIVPTLEKMGVAWIHASAGRIGHTPDHAFPPLYEPRGVNVRFAEAIKKKVKIPVITVGRLQDPKLVENIIAEGKADLVAMCRPIIAEPHFAKKMIEGRFEDIRQCMGCNWCLNRLFLSLGCECPMNPAYSWEEEYALKPVKEPKKVMVVGGGVGGLQAALTAAQRGHQVTLYEKSGKLGGQTKLASAFPRLYTRELWNLPKWLIRECEKAGVKCVLNVEVTKELVEKEKPDVVVVATGAKEKKADLPANGMKIVYLWEYLEGKAEIGKKVVILGGNEGAEAAVSLAREGKEVTLVEEGEKIAAAAYLYPYAARLQPLMRYLKEEKVAILTQRKVRSMSQGYVVLEGPDGQERIPADTVVVALGRESNDALYQEIAERGKAVYLIGDAKEVRSMVSATHEGFYVGRKM, from the coding sequence ATGGCGACTGTCTATGACCCCATAAAAATTGGCAATATGGTGGTCAAGAACCGGTTTGTGGAAGCCCCTACCGTTAAAAACTTTGCGGATGTCGATGGAAGGGTCAACTCGCGCACTTTGAATAACTTTGAACTGGAAGCCGATGGACCGGGCCTGATCATTGTCACCATGACTTTTACCGAGAATCAAGGGCAGGTTTTCCGTCAGCAGCTGGGGATTCAGGACAGCAAGGCTGTTGCCGGCATGTCCGACCTGGCCGATCGTATTCACAAGGCAGGGGCGAAAGCGGCTCTGCAGATTTCTCACGGAGGAAACCTTTGTTCAGCCGAGATTATCGGGGAAACGCCGGTGGGACCATCGGAAAAACCCCAGTGGTCCGGTCAAAAAGTAAAGGCGTTGACCACGGCGGAAGTTGAAAAAATAATTGACAACTATGGGAAAGCGACCGCCAGGGCGATACAGGCCGGTTTTGACGCGGTGGAACTGCATTCCTGCCACGGCAGCCTGGCGCTGCAGTTTCTTTCGCCGCTTCATAACATCGGACGCACCGATAAATACGCGGTAAGGACAACGTTCCTTTATGAAACGGTGGAAACGATGATGAAATATGCCGGACCCGGTTTTCCCATAGGCGTCCGCCTTAGCTGCCACGAGTTTATGCAGGAAGACCTTGGAACACCCGGCCTGGAGTTCAGCGAGGTTCTGGAGGAAATAGTCCCGACGCTGGAAAAAATGGGCGTGGCCTGGATACATGCCTCCGCTGGTAGAATCGGTCATACTCCTGACCATGCCTTCCCGCCGCTTTATGAACCGCGTGGAGTCAACGTGCGCTTCGCTGAAGCCATCAAGAAAAAAGTTAAAATCCCGGTCATAACGGTGGGTAGATTACAGGATCCCAAGCTGGTAGAAAACATCATCGCGGAAGGCAAGGCAGATCTGGTGGCAATGTGCCGTCCCATTATTGCCGAACCGCATTTTGCTAAAAAAATGATTGAAGGAAGATTTGAGGACATTCGCCAGTGCATGGGCTGCAACTGGTGCTTGAACAGGCTTTTTCTTTCGCTGGGTTGCGAGTGTCCCATGAATCCGGCCTACAGCTGGGAGGAAGAGTATGCCTTAAAACCTGTCAAAGAACCGAAGAAAGTCATGGTTGTCGGCGGCGGGGTCGGTGGGCTGCAGGCGGCGCTTACAGCGGCGCAAAGAGGCCATCAGGTAACCTTGTACGAAAAGAGCGGCAAATTAGGCGGTCAGACCAAGCTGGCTTCTGCTTTTCCACGGCTTTACACCAGGGAGCTGTGGAATTTGCCAAAATGGCTGATCAGGGAATGTGAAAAAGCAGGAGTGAAGTGTGTTTTAAACGTGGAAGTCACAAAAGAACTGGTGGAAAAGGAAAAACCTGATGTGGTGGTTGTCGCGACGGGAGCGAAAGAGAAAAAAGCGGATCTCCCGGCTAATGGCATGAAAATTGTATATCTGTGGGAATACCTGGAAGGCAAAGCCGAGATTGGCAAGAAAGTTGTTATTCTCGGCGGCAATGAAGGCGCGGAAGCCGCTGTTTCGCTGGCCAGAGAAGGCAAAGAGGTAACGTTGGTGGAAGAAGGGGAAAAGATAGCCGCCGCGGCCTATCTGTATCCTTATGCAGCCAGGTTGCAACCACTGATGAGGTACCTGAAAGAAGAAAAGGTAGCCATCCTGACCCAGCGGAAGGTCAGGTCGATGAGCCAAGGATATGTCGTTCTGGAAGGACCCGACGGACAGGAAAGAATTCCTGCCGACACCGTTGTGGTGGCCCTGGGGCGTGAATCGAACGATGCCTTGTACCAAGAAATAGCGGAGCGGGGGAAAGCCGTGTACCTGATTGGTGACGCCAAGGAAGTGAGGAGTATGGTTTCCGCCACCCATGAAGGGTTTTACGTGGGAAGAAAGATGTAA
- a CDS encoding 4Fe-4S binding protein, whose protein sequence is MVEIAINSSTCNACGICVEQCPNKVFAIVEGSSKAVKLDKCMACYLCETICPQLAIKVTS, encoded by the coding sequence TTGGTTGAAATTGCCATTAACAGCAGTACATGCAACGCTTGCGGCATTTGCGTTGAACAATGTCCCAACAAGGTTTTTGCGATCGTGGAAGGCAGCAGCAAAGCAGTTAAACTGGACAAGTGCATGGCCTGTTACCTTTGTGAAACGATATGTCCCCAGCTGGCGATTAAAGTAACCTCATGA
- a CDS encoding DUF1097 domain-containing protein, with protein MRIPLWLTVGILAGLWMPVAAMVKVPPWPLFVAWAAFFAAGGDEAALKKVYPALLSGVLWGYLTILLGADVLAFIFGSWGVAVFVGIFAAIMVILAKYPFLSFAPAAFFGFATYFGTSLDFKATLTGLIVGPVVGYLSVKATTMFSSAQKD; from the coding sequence ATGCGGATTCCGCTGTGGCTGACGGTAGGGATTCTGGCAGGTCTATGGATGCCTGTCGCCGCAATGGTCAAGGTTCCGCCGTGGCCGCTGTTTGTAGCCTGGGCGGCTTTCTTCGCGGCCGGTGGAGATGAGGCAGCCTTGAAAAAAGTTTACCCGGCTTTGCTGTCAGGGGTATTGTGGGGCTATTTGACCATACTCCTGGGGGCGGATGTGTTGGCCTTTATATTTGGAAGTTGGGGCGTGGCTGTGTTTGTCGGCATATTTGCGGCAATCATGGTTATACTGGCCAAGTATCCATTCTTGTCTTTTGCGCCGGCCGCTTTTTTTGGGTTCGCCACCTATTTCGGCACATCCCTTGATTTTAAAGCGACATTAACCGGTCTTATTGTAGGCCCTGTGGTGGGCTATTTATCCGTAAAAGCGACAACCATGTTTTCGTCAGCACAAAAGGATTAG
- a CDS encoding sigma 54-interacting transcriptional regulator, protein MSEQNVFFQQGKKLEIKNEEMNNFYNGLYNFFMYSQDGIYVVDRNGYTVQVNPAFEEITGISAEEVIGCHMTELVSKGYFDRSVALDVQKTKSRISMVQLNRNGKVTLVTGNPVFNEKGEVIQVVSNIRDITMLIQMYQQSYERWLMNNNSEDGTMETKDVVVASSQSRKNISDLKALSAVDSTVLIYGESGVGKTLYANLIHKYSPRKDAPFVTVSCGAIPENLLESELFGYDPGAFTGANRIGKIGFLESAQGGTILLDDISDLPLSLQPKLLLFLDTGLLTRVGSVHRKRVDIRVITATNRDLKKMVEEGKFREDLYYRISVVPLHVLPLRERREDILPLARLFLHNINTRYDWKKTFSKQVMDRLVAYQWPGNVRELKNFVERIAVMSSGNVISLEDLPKDFSEKVNADKTGAVVDDLVRPTDLAFPMDLAHVIKKVELRIINEAIRNGGSIRAAARMLGVNPSTIVRKIKQKGCC, encoded by the coding sequence GTGTCTGAACAGAACGTTTTTTTTCAACAAGGGAAGAAGCTGGAGATAAAGAACGAGGAAATGAATAATTTCTATAACGGATTATATAATTTCTTTATGTATTCGCAAGACGGAATATATGTGGTGGACCGTAACGGATACACTGTTCAAGTCAACCCGGCCTTTGAGGAGATCACCGGCATATCCGCTGAGGAAGTGATCGGGTGTCATATGACTGAATTGGTGTCCAAGGGATACTTTGATCGCTCCGTTGCCCTTGATGTTCAAAAGACAAAAAGCAGGATCAGCATGGTGCAATTGAACAGAAACGGGAAGGTAACCCTGGTGACGGGAAACCCGGTGTTTAATGAAAAGGGGGAAGTCATCCAGGTTGTAAGCAATATCCGTGATATAACGATGCTTATTCAGATGTACCAGCAGAGTTACGAAAGATGGCTGATGAACAATAATTCCGAAGACGGAACGATGGAAACCAAGGATGTTGTCGTTGCCAGCAGCCAATCGAGAAAAAACATATCGGACCTTAAGGCGCTGTCGGCCGTGGATAGCACAGTGCTTATATACGGAGAATCCGGTGTAGGGAAGACTTTATATGCCAATCTCATTCATAAATACAGTCCGCGTAAGGATGCGCCTTTTGTCACCGTCAGCTGCGGAGCGATACCGGAAAACCTTTTGGAGTCGGAGCTGTTCGGCTATGACCCCGGAGCTTTTACGGGAGCAAACAGAATTGGCAAAATTGGTTTTTTGGAAAGCGCCCAGGGAGGTACGATCCTCCTGGACGACATATCCGACCTCCCCCTGAGCCTCCAGCCCAAGCTGCTTCTCTTTCTGGACACCGGTCTTTTGACCAGGGTAGGTTCTGTTCACCGGAAAAGGGTTGATATCCGGGTCATTACAGCTACCAATCGCGATCTGAAGAAGATGGTGGAGGAAGGAAAATTTCGCGAGGATCTATATTATCGGATAAGCGTAGTGCCGCTTCATGTGTTGCCCCTTCGCGAAAGGCGCGAGGATATTTTGCCCCTGGCGCGGCTTTTCCTGCACAATATCAATACCCGGTACGATTGGAAAAAGACTTTTTCCAAACAGGTCATGGATCGTCTTGTTGCTTATCAATGGCCCGGCAACGTCAGGGAGTTGAAGAATTTTGTGGAGAGGATTGCGGTCATGAGCAGCGGCAACGTTATTTCTCTTGAGGATTTACCCAAGGACTTCTCAGAAAAGGTGAACGCCGATAAGACAGGGGCGGTTGTCGATGACCTCGTGAGGCCAACCGACCTTGCCTTCCCCATGGATTTAGCCCACGTAATAAAAAAAGTGGAATTGCGAATAATCAATGAAGCGATCAGAAACGGCGGAAGCATTCGCGCTGCAGCCAGGATGCTGGGTGTCAATCCTTCTACCATTGTTCGCAAAATAAAACAAAAAGGCTGTTGCTGA